A region of Moorena producens PAL-8-15-08-1 DNA encodes the following proteins:
- a CDS encoding calcium-binding protein codes for MSTLIGGPGNDFLVGDNNDDNLIGGAGNDTLLGLGGNDLLDGGADNDTLAGAAGEDVLDGRAGNDLLSGGDGIDLLDGGEGNDTLIGDRGDDNINGANGDDRLIWNNGDGSDIMEGGAGFDVVEVNGADGAGVDTPRPLGTGILLSSS; via the coding sequence GTAATGACTTTCTAGTAGGAGACAACAATGATGATAACCTGATCGGGGGTGCTGGCAATGACACCTTACTAGGTTTGGGTGGCAATGACCTTCTTGATGGGGGTGCTGACAATGACACCCTAGCAGGGGCTGCTGGGGAAGATGTACTTGATGGCAGAGCTGGCAATGATTTATTAAGCGGTGGTGATGGTATTGATCTTCTAGATGGTGGTGAAGGCAATGATACCCTGATTGGCGATCGCGGTGATGACAATATTAATGGCGCAAATGGTGATGACCGACTGATTTGGAATAACGGTGATGGCAGCGATATCATGGAAGGGGGTGCTGGCTTTGATGTGGTAGAAGTCAATGGCGCAGATGGTGCCGGAGTTGACACTCCCCGACCATTAGGTACGGGGATTCTTCTTTCATCCAGCTAA